The segment CCTCCGGGGAGCACACCGACGCCGAGGGCGCCCGGATGTACGGGCGGCTGGTGCTGTGCAACCTGGCGGTGCGCCGCGGCGAGTACGCCGAGGCGCTGGCCGTGCTCGACGAGCTGCCCGCCGACCCCGGCGCGCGCGGACCCGTCCCCTCGGTGTTCGCCGGCATCGTCCGCTGCATCCGCGGCTGGGTGGTGGCCCGCTCCGGCGACCCGGCCGCCGGCCTGGAGCTGATGCGGGCCGGCCGCCGCACGATGACCGAGATCGAGGGCGGCCCCACCATCTTCGTCGAGCACATGGCGATGATGCTGATGACCCCGCTGGCCGGCGCCCTGGTCGAGTACGCCCGGGCGTACGGCGAGCCCGCCGCGGCCCGCCGCGCCGCCGCCCTGCTCGGCGCCCACGAGGGCATCAGCGGCATGCCCGGCTCGTTCATGGAGCGCAGCGAGCACGCCCGGTGCGCCGCCGCGGCCCGCGAGCTGCTCGGGGCGGACGCGTACCTGGCCGCGTACGAGGAGGGCGGACGCCTCACCCTGCGCGAGGCGTCCGCCCTGCTGAACGATCCCGGCCCGTTCCGCGCCGGGGCCGCCTGACCCACCGTCAGGTGCGCTTGCGGAAGCGGGCCACCGCGAGCGGCGCGGTCACCGCGGTGATCGCCGCGGCCCAGATCAGCACCGTCAGCACCGAGTTGCCGACCGGCTGGTCGTTGATCAGCGCCCGGCAGGCGTCGGCCAGCGCGGAGAGCGGGTTGTGCTTGGTGAACGCCTCCAGCCAGCCCGGCATGCTGGTCGGCTTGGCGAAGATCGAGCTGCCGAACTGCAGCGGCATCATCACCAGCATCGACATGCCCTGCACCGCCTGGGCGCTGCGCAGCGACATGCCCAGCAGCATCGACACCCACATCAGCGAGGAGCCGAACACCAGCGACAGGCCGACCGCGGCCAGCAGCTTCAGCGGCCCGCCCGCGACGTCCAGGCCGAGGACCATCGAGAAGCCGATCAGCACCGCGAAGGCGACCACCGCGCGCAGCGTCTCGGCGATCATCTTGGACAGCAGCACCGCGGAGCGCCCGATCGGCAGGGTGCGGAAGCGGTCCATCACGCCGGTCTGGAAGTCGGTGTTCAGGCCGGTGCCGAGCGCCATCGCCAGGTTCAGGCCGGTGGTGCCGAGCAGGCCGGGCACCATGTACTGCATGTACGTGTGCTGGTCGCCGGCCATCGCGCCGCCGAACACGTAGACGAACAGCACGATCATGATGACCGGGACCAGCAGCGCGTCCAGCATCGACTCCGGGTCGGCCTTGATCCGCATCAGGTTCCGGCGGGTCAGCGCGCCCAGGTGGCGCAGGTTGCCGCGCAGGCCGATCCGGGTGTCGTCGGCGCCGGCGGGGGCCGCGGCGGGCGCGGGGGTCAGGGTGGCGGTGCTCATGCGACGGGCTCCTTGTCACGGTTCCGGGCGGGGGCGGCGGACTTGCCGGTGATGGTCAGGA is part of the Kitasatospora cineracea genome and harbors:
- a CDS encoding ABC transporter permease, which translates into the protein MSTATLTPAPAAAPAGADDTRIGLRGNLRHLGALTRRNLMRIKADPESMLDALLVPVIMIVLFVYVFGGAMAGDQHTYMQYMVPGLLGTTGLNLAMALGTGLNTDFQTGVMDRFRTLPIGRSAVLLSKMIAETLRAVVAFAVLIGFSMVLGLDVAGGPLKLLAAVGLSLVFGSSLMWVSMLLGMSLRSAQAVQGMSMLVMMPLQFGSSIFAKPTSMPGWLEAFTKHNPLSALADACRALINDQPVGNSVLTVLIWAAAITAVTAPLAVARFRKRT